One Thermicanus aegyptius DSM 12793 DNA segment encodes these proteins:
- a CDS encoding flagellar brake protein codes for MFPSVGQKIQLEPILQEGKKEKVYSSRVADIPNTKTFHIELPIDPSGSTELFPSGTEFTCWFIGEDGGQYRFRTRLMDRTRDPIPLWIMERPMDHEIERSQRRHHLRVEAHLDLAVKSLNEARPYHYITQTLDVSGGGLSFFCPSSHEIQKGDRLRGFLPFHVKNEGMYHVDFVGEVVRLFYPERAEVEVASVKFHSIRERDMEALVRYTFQRQIELYKKEND; via the coding sequence ATGTTTCCGTCTGTTGGGCAGAAGATTCAATTAGAACCCATCCTGCAAGAAGGAAAAAAGGAGAAGGTTTACAGCAGCCGTGTAGCCGACATCCCGAATACGAAGACCTTTCACATTGAGCTGCCGATCGATCCATCGGGGAGTACGGAACTTTTTCCCAGCGGAACGGAATTTACCTGTTGGTTTATAGGAGAAGACGGGGGACAGTATCGATTTCGAACTCGATTGATGGATCGAACTCGGGATCCTATCCCTTTATGGATCATGGAAAGGCCGATGGATCATGAGATTGAGCGTTCCCAACGGCGGCACCATCTTCGGGTAGAAGCGCACCTGGATCTGGCCGTAAAGAGCCTGAACGAAGCAAGGCCATATCATTATATCACCCAAACCTTAGACGTAAGCGGAGGGGGACTCTCTTTCTTCTGTCCATCTTCCCATGAGATTCAAAAAGGGGACCGTCTCAGGGGTTTTCTCCCCTTTCATGTGAAAAATGAGGGGATGTACCATGTGGACTTCGTGGGAGAAGTGGTTCGTCTTTTTTATCCTGAGAGAGCGGAGGTGGAGGTGGCGTCGGTGAAATTTCATTCCATACGGGAACGGGATATGGAAGCCCTGGTTCGCTACACCTTTCAGCGCCAGATCGAACTTTATAAGAAGGAAAACGATTAA
- the cmk gene encoding (d)CMP kinase has protein sequence MRIAIDGPAGAGKSTIARSLAARLKALYIDTGAMYRALTLKAKEAGVSADDEAGLTKLLEETEIRLFSTGEGSERVVMDGRDVTEAIRHPDISRLVSIVSKHPRVREIMVNRQRKMAEEGDVVMDGRDIGTVVLPYADLKIFLTASIQERAMRRYRELWEKGHSPNLSQLEEEIKKRDRLDAERSHSPLKKAEDAILVDTTHLTIQEVVDRLYSLCKNGKG, from the coding sequence ATGAGGATTGCAATCGATGGACCTGCGGGCGCAGGGAAAAGCACCATCGCCCGTTCGCTGGCGGCGAGACTAAAGGCCCTTTATATCGACACAGGGGCGATGTACCGCGCCCTTACGTTAAAAGCGAAGGAAGCGGGTGTCTCGGCCGACGATGAGGCAGGACTAACGAAACTTCTGGAGGAGACGGAGATCCGTCTCTTCTCCACCGGAGAGGGAAGCGAACGGGTGGTGATGGATGGCAGGGATGTGACGGAGGCGATACGGCATCCGGACATAAGCCGCCTTGTCTCCATCGTCTCGAAGCATCCCCGGGTGAGGGAGATCATGGTAAACCGTCAAAGGAAGATGGCAGAAGAAGGAGATGTGGTGATGGACGGGCGTGATATAGGGACGGTGGTCCTGCCCTATGCCGACCTGAAGATCTTCCTGACCGCTTCCATCCAGGAAAGGGCGATGCGAAGGTATAGAGAATTATGGGAGAAGGGACATTCACCCAACTTGTCGCAACTGGAAGAGGAGATCAAAAAGCGGGACCGCCTGGATGCGGAACGGTCTCATTCCCCTTTAAAAAAAGCGGAAGACGCGATTTTGGTCGATACGACGCATCTCACCATTCAAGAAGTGGTGGATCGGCTATATTCTTTATGTAAAAACGGAAAAGGATAA
- the rpsA gene encoding 30S ribosomal protein S1 produces the protein MSEDLKQVDELKENVENKKSAEEAPQGEEADAQIQEGADLTSQESFEGNGPEEATSVNEAVPAVPEVQVGDILTGKVSRIEEKQALIDVGFKYEAILPISEVSSLHIEKIEDVLHLGDEIEVKVKKFNPEKDELVVSKRAVAAEKAWEVLSKRFENGETFETTIVDVVKGGLVADVGLRGFIPASQVERNYVEDFSDYKGKPLKVKVIELDRENNRVILSHRAVLEEEAERRKKEVLNRLEAGQVVEGRVERITDFGAFVDLGGVDGLIHISELSWDHVEKATDAVSVGDIVKVKVLKVDRENERISLSLKATQPSPWEKAAQSIKPGDVVKGIVRRLPSFGAFVELMPGVEGLVHVSQISRKRVGTPGEVLKEGQEVEVKVLDFNLEDKRISLSMKELEEAPVPESKEWEKTNAKDEENKGFGVSIGDMIGEDMRKKLK, from the coding sequence ATGTCGGAAGATTTAAAGCAAGTTGATGAGCTTAAAGAAAATGTAGAAAATAAGAAGTCGGCGGAAGAGGCTCCACAGGGAGAAGAAGCCGATGCCCAAATCCAGGAAGGCGCCGATCTTACGTCCCAGGAATCTTTCGAGGGAAATGGCCCGGAAGAGGCGACTTCGGTAAACGAGGCCGTTCCCGCAGTCCCCGAGGTTCAGGTGGGGGATATTCTGACCGGCAAAGTCTCCAGGATTGAGGAGAAACAAGCTTTGATCGATGTCGGCTTTAAGTATGAAGCCATCTTACCCATCAGCGAAGTCTCGAGCCTGCACATCGAAAAGATTGAAGATGTTCTCCATCTCGGGGATGAAATTGAGGTGAAGGTGAAAAAATTTAACCCGGAAAAAGATGAGCTGGTCGTCTCCAAAAGGGCGGTGGCTGCTGAAAAAGCGTGGGAAGTCCTTTCCAAACGGTTTGAAAACGGGGAAACCTTCGAAACAACCATCGTCGATGTGGTAAAGGGAGGACTGGTCGCCGATGTGGGGTTGAGGGGCTTTATTCCCGCTTCCCAAGTGGAAAGGAATTATGTGGAGGACTTTAGCGATTATAAGGGAAAACCTTTAAAAGTGAAAGTGATTGAATTGGATCGGGAGAATAATCGCGTTATCCTTTCTCACCGGGCCGTTTTAGAGGAAGAGGCGGAACGGAGGAAGAAGGAAGTGCTCAATCGACTGGAAGCGGGGCAAGTGGTGGAAGGAAGGGTGGAAAGAATTACCGACTTCGGCGCCTTTGTCGACTTGGGTGGAGTGGACGGTTTGATCCACATCTCGGAACTCTCTTGGGATCATGTGGAGAAGGCCACCGATGCCGTCTCCGTGGGCGATATCGTAAAGGTAAAGGTATTGAAAGTAGATCGGGAGAATGAGCGGATCAGCCTGAGCCTGAAAGCGACACAGCCAAGTCCTTGGGAGAAGGCGGCTCAATCCATAAAACCGGGAGATGTGGTAAAGGGAATTGTACGCCGTTTGCCTTCTTTCGGCGCTTTTGTGGAGCTCATGCCCGGTGTGGAGGGACTCGTCCATGTCTCTCAAATTTCCCGCAAACGGGTTGGAACTCCTGGTGAGGTGTTAAAAGAGGGACAGGAGGTTGAAGTGAAGGTCCTCGATTTTAACCTGGAGGATAAGCGGATTAGCTTGAGCATGAAGGAATTGGAAGAGGCGCCCGTGCCGGAGTCAAAGGAATGGGAGAAAACAAATGCAAAGGATGAAGAGAATAAGGGATTCGGCGTCTCCATCGGGGATATGATCGGGGAAGATATGCGGAAAAAATTAAAGTAA
- a CDS encoding YphA family membrane protein — translation MNDGSLSLLVALTLLLLLWGEWFYSDLSRIGLKKKTVALFLIAWAFAGLIPFSYGKVEGSFALFLYPPTLYLLAKRIPEKRKVALLANGLFLAAIYVLTEEVLYNDPILLIWEEPWITSPWMGLLLFFFSSSFQERLLLLLLSSFFGEAMFFFDFAEEMGRISFFSAYQMDSFFLTLLFLSFYSLLMGRRDPVFFRKDRLKSEEKRSVES, via the coding sequence ATGAATGACGGTTCTCTTTCCCTTCTCGTAGCTCTTACCCTCCTACTCCTGTTGTGGGGAGAATGGTTTTATTCCGATCTGAGTCGGATTGGGCTGAAAAAGAAAACGGTTGCCCTTTTTTTGATCGCTTGGGCCTTCGCCGGCCTGATTCCTTTCTCCTATGGGAAAGTGGAGGGAAGTTTTGCCCTTTTCCTTTATCCCCCTACCCTCTATCTCCTAGCGAAACGAATTCCTGAAAAAAGAAAGGTCGCCCTCTTGGCCAACGGCCTTTTTCTCGCCGCCATCTATGTACTGACGGAAGAAGTACTCTATAATGACCCGATCCTCTTGATTTGGGAGGAACCTTGGATAACCTCCCCATGGATGGGACTTCTTCTCTTCTTTTTTTCCTCTTCCTTTCAAGAGAGGCTCCTTCTCCTCCTCCTCAGTTCCTTCTTTGGTGAGGCCATGTTTTTTTTCGATTTCGCAGAGGAAATGGGGAGAATTTCTTTTTTCTCCGCCTATCAGATGGATTCCTTTTTCCTTACGCTTCTCTTCCTCTCCTTTTACTCGTTGTTGATGGGGAGAAGAGACCCGGTCTTCTTTAGAAAGGATCGACTCAAATCGGAAGAAAAGAGGAGCGTGGAATCATGA
- a CDS encoding YIEGIA family protein, with product MTVYVTAILSGTLFGFVARVIMLRTDYRQYPTYRHGKVIHLALGFIAAGMGAVAVPALKENNYTAITFLAMAAQQFRDVRNMERETLSQLDGMELVPRGSAYIEGIAMVFEGRNYLVIFTAFLTSLGVVWFNIWVGLLLGTISLLVDLWFMSGHHLADIARVKEGEIRIEGESLYVNQIYLMNVGLVSNREILEKHAVGLVIEPKNLDSAVTLANLGQRQAILHDASVILGVYRDSGEPALVPLIKRDMDTGELGVLLLPQRREMKKAIQVVERVPVLETALRLPKEAKVNGGKE from the coding sequence ATGACGGTATATGTAACGGCCATTCTCTCCGGAACCTTGTTCGGTTTTGTCGCTCGGGTGATCATGTTAAGGACCGATTATCGCCAATATCCCACCTATCGTCATGGAAAAGTGATTCATCTTGCCTTGGGTTTTATCGCCGCAGGCATGGGAGCGGTGGCTGTTCCTGCATTAAAGGAAAATAATTATACGGCCATCACGTTTCTTGCGATGGCGGCCCAGCAGTTCCGGGATGTGCGGAATATGGAACGGGAAACCCTCTCCCAATTAGACGGGATGGAGCTTGTTCCCAGAGGATCCGCCTACATCGAAGGAATCGCTATGGTCTTCGAAGGGAGAAACTATTTGGTCATCTTCACCGCCTTTCTCACTTCCCTGGGTGTCGTCTGGTTTAACATCTGGGTGGGGTTATTGCTTGGAACGATCTCTCTCCTGGTGGACCTCTGGTTCATGAGCGGGCACCACCTAGCCGATATTGCCCGGGTAAAAGAGGGGGAGATCCGCATCGAAGGGGAAAGCCTCTATGTGAATCAGATTTATCTCATGAATGTGGGGCTCGTTTCTAACCGAGAGATTCTGGAGAAACATGCCGTCGGGCTCGTGATTGAGCCGAAGAATTTGGACAGTGCCGTCACCCTCGCCAATCTGGGTCAGCGCCAGGCGATCCTCCATGACGCCTCGGTGATCTTGGGGGTTTACCGGGATAGCGGCGAACCGGCCCTGGTGCCCCTGATTAAACGAGATATGGATACAGGAGAGTTGGGCGTTCTTCTCCTTCCTCAGCGTAGGGAGATGAAGAAAGCGATCCAAGTGGTGGAGAGGGTTCCTGTATTAGAGACGGCTCTTCGCCTTCCGAAAGAGGCGAAGGTGAATGGAGGGAAGGAATAG
- a CDS encoding capping complex subunit for YIEGIA, which yields MDKAEEGASIKAIVTLSRDQVAGGAPIFIVKDKEELQRTAFLLEKIIDAMAHELNGETMILVKH from the coding sequence ATGGATAAAGCAGAGGAAGGCGCTTCGATTAAAGCGATCGTTACCCTTTCCCGGGATCAGGTGGCGGGTGGTGCCCCTATTTTTATCGTAAAGGATAAAGAGGAATTGCAGAGAACCGCCTTTCTCCTGGAAAAGATCATCGACGCCATGGCCCACGAATTAAATGGCGAAACCATGATCCTGGTTAAACATTAA
- the der gene encoding ribosome biogenesis GTPase Der, with amino-acid sequence MKKPVVAIVGRPNVGKSTIFNHIMGERIAIVEDRPGVTRDRIYGATEWLDYPFHLIDTGGIEVGSEDELLLQVRTQAELAIDEADVILFIVDGKSGLTSTDEEIAGLLFRSGKPVVLVVNKVDHPNQLPGIMEFYRLGFGEPFPVSGAHGTGFGDLLDEVIKHFPEKIEEEMDEDTIRVALIGRPNVGKSSLVNAILGEERVIVSEVAGTTRDAVDTPFVHEGQKYLLIDTAGMRKRGKVYETTEKYSVLRALAAIERSDVALVVLNGEQGIIEQDKKIAGYAHQAGRGVVLLVNKWDKVEKDEKTHQEMTKEIRKEFQFLDYAPILFVSAKTKQRINRILPLAKEVAENHAMRIPTPVLNELIADAVAMTPPPSRKGKRLRVKYVTQAGVKPPTFIIFVNDRELMHFSYERYLENAIRKAFPLEGTPIRILTRNKEESF; translated from the coding sequence ATGAAGAAACCGGTGGTGGCCATTGTTGGTCGGCCCAACGTGGGGAAATCGACGATTTTCAATCACATCATGGGCGAGAGAATCGCCATTGTAGAAGATCGACCTGGAGTGACCCGGGATCGAATATATGGAGCGACGGAATGGCTGGATTACCCTTTTCACTTGATCGATACAGGGGGTATCGAAGTGGGGAGCGAGGATGAGCTGTTGCTTCAGGTAAGGACACAGGCGGAACTTGCCATTGATGAAGCGGATGTCATCCTTTTCATTGTAGATGGCAAGTCCGGTCTTACTTCCACCGATGAAGAGATCGCCGGCCTTCTTTTCCGCTCGGGGAAACCGGTGGTGCTTGTGGTGAATAAGGTGGATCATCCCAATCAATTACCCGGCATCATGGAATTTTATCGGCTGGGATTTGGCGAGCCTTTTCCTGTCTCCGGTGCCCATGGAACGGGTTTCGGCGATCTCCTCGATGAGGTGATTAAGCATTTTCCGGAAAAAATCGAAGAAGAGATGGATGAAGATACGATCCGTGTCGCCCTCATCGGCAGGCCCAATGTGGGAAAGTCTTCTCTGGTGAATGCCATTTTGGGAGAGGAGCGGGTCATTGTAAGCGAGGTTGCAGGGACGACCCGGGATGCGGTAGATACCCCTTTTGTCCACGAGGGGCAGAAATACCTCCTCATCGATACGGCGGGAATGCGGAAACGGGGCAAGGTTTATGAAACGACCGAGAAATATAGTGTCTTGCGGGCTCTGGCTGCCATTGAACGGTCCGATGTGGCCCTTGTCGTCTTGAACGGAGAACAAGGAATCATTGAGCAGGATAAAAAAATTGCCGGGTATGCCCATCAGGCGGGAAGAGGGGTGGTTCTTCTGGTTAATAAATGGGATAAAGTGGAAAAGGATGAGAAGACCCACCAGGAGATGACGAAGGAGATTCGAAAAGAATTCCAATTTCTTGATTATGCTCCCATCCTCTTCGTCTCTGCCAAGACGAAACAAAGGATCAACCGCATCCTTCCCCTGGCCAAAGAGGTGGCGGAGAATCATGCGATGCGCATTCCCACACCGGTTCTTAATGAACTCATCGCCGATGCGGTGGCGATGACCCCTCCCCCTTCCCGTAAAGGGAAGCGGCTCAGGGTGAAATATGTGACGCAGGCGGGCGTTAAACCCCCCACCTTCATCATCTTCGTAAATGACAGGGAATTGATGCATTTTTCGTATGAACGATATTTAGAAAATGCGATCCGAAAAGCTTTCCCCTTAGAGGGAACGCCGATTCGGATCTTAACGAGGAATAAAGAAGAGTCGTTCTAG
- a CDS encoding NAD(P)H-dependent glycerol-3-phosphate dehydrogenase, giving the protein MPTKSPTVVLGLGSWGTALAMVLAENGHPVRIWGRDPKQCMEMNELHTNSRYLPGVVLPPSIYATDDMEEAFFQAENVLYVVPSHAMREVVEKSLPFLREGMMIIHATKGLEQGSLKRMSQVIRETVPDSFKEKVAVLSGPSHAEEVAVHSPTTVVATSERREVAEYVQDLFINPRFRVYTNPDVIGVEIGGSLKNIIAIGAGMSDGLGFGDNAKAALLTRGLAEIGRLGVKMGANLYTFAGLTGVGDLIVTGTSRHSRNWRAGKMLGEGKKLDEVLADMGMVVEGVKTTDAAYRLSIREEVDMPITRELYQVLFQGKDPRLAVEDLMGRGRTHEVEETARLFP; this is encoded by the coding sequence ATGCCTACGAAGAGCCCAACCGTAGTATTAGGTTTAGGCAGTTGGGGGACTGCTTTGGCGATGGTGTTGGCGGAGAACGGCCACCCTGTCCGCATTTGGGGGAGGGATCCCAAGCAGTGCATGGAAATGAATGAACTTCATACCAATTCCCGCTACCTCCCGGGGGTCGTCTTACCCCCGTCCATCTACGCCACCGATGACATGGAGGAAGCCTTTTTCCAGGCCGAAAACGTCCTTTATGTCGTTCCATCCCACGCCATGCGGGAGGTGGTAGAGAAGTCTCTTCCCTTCCTTCGGGAGGGGATGATGATTATCCATGCCACCAAAGGGCTGGAACAGGGGAGTTTGAAGCGGATGAGCCAGGTGATCCGAGAGACCGTTCCCGACTCATTTAAAGAGAAGGTGGCCGTTCTCTCCGGGCCAAGCCATGCGGAAGAGGTCGCGGTTCACTCACCCACCACCGTTGTCGCCACGTCGGAGAGGAGGGAGGTGGCGGAGTATGTCCAAGATCTCTTCATCAATCCCCGTTTCAGGGTTTATACCAACCCGGACGTGATCGGTGTGGAGATCGGAGGATCGCTGAAAAATATCATCGCCATCGGAGCGGGAATGTCGGATGGTTTGGGGTTCGGGGATAATGCCAAGGCCGCCCTTCTCACCAGAGGGCTGGCGGAGATCGGCCGCTTAGGTGTGAAAATGGGGGCAAACCTCTATACCTTCGCCGGGTTAACGGGTGTAGGGGACCTCATCGTCACCGGAACAAGCCGCCACAGCCGGAATTGGCGGGCAGGGAAAATGCTGGGAGAGGGGAAGAAACTGGACGAGGTGCTCGCCGACATGGGAATGGTGGTAGAAGGAGTGAAGACAACAGATGCCGCCTATCGGTTAAGCATCCGGGAAGAGGTGGACATGCCCATCACCCGTGAACTCTATCAAGTTCTTTTTCAGGGGAAAGATCCCAGGCTTGCGGTGGAGGATCTCATGGGGCGTGGACGCACCCATGAAGTGGAGGAAACAGCCCGTCTTTTTCCTTGA
- a CDS encoding stage VI sporulation protein F, which translates to MGQNNLWEILNKMTAARPIDQQALSNIAKGVKQGDQHNDEKMKQLVRSLSALLGMNLTPEKEADILSYLKKNQFTGIESIQKLLKNSGKS; encoded by the coding sequence ATGGGGCAGAACAATCTATGGGAGATTTTAAATAAGATGACCGCCGCCAGGCCGATTGATCAACAAGCCTTATCCAATATTGCCAAAGGGGTTAAACAAGGAGATCAACATAATGATGAGAAGATGAAGCAATTGGTACGTTCTCTTTCGGCCTTACTAGGAATGAATCTTACCCCTGAAAAAGAAGCGGATATCTTAAGTTACCTAAAGAAAAATCAGTTTACCGGTATAGAATCGATTCAAAAACTTTTAA